One window of the Misgurnus anguillicaudatus chromosome 8, ASM2758022v2, whole genome shotgun sequence genome contains the following:
- the LOC129450889 gene encoding odorant receptor 131-2-like, translated as MNSSFVSNYVNSSVFLQNAVPRDSFTAALTKNIVAMLVWLALSVLNYSMVSTFRKHSFFYEDPRYIMFISMVINDAVQLTLVTALYVVSYAFSKILASACCPLIMTAVTTTRSTPLILAGMALERYISICFPLHYCQICTVRRTAWTIGIIFILSFTPPLTDLFITVAKESPSFFHSSIFCDHSLLFSDRSIYYKNCVFDSVYFSFVFLTLFCTYCKIMLTARAASTDLVSAKKARNTVLLHGVQLLLCLLAFVVPSMQAQLILLFPMYSLEIRYVNFLLVYIIPRFLSPMIYGFRDEKFHKYWLRYFISYVQRVKPG; from the exons CTCACTAAAAACATTGTGGCCATGTTGGTATGGTTGGCTCTCAGTGTACTTAATTACAGTATGGTGTCCACTTTCCGCAAACACAGCTTTTTCTATGAAGATCCACGTTATATCATGTTCATCTCTATGGTCATCAATGATGCTGTGCAACTGACACTTGTCACTGCTTTGTATGTG GTGAGTTATGCCTTCTCCAAAATCTTGGCATCTGCCTGTTGCCCTTTGATCATGACAGCCGTGACGACCACCCGCTCGACGCCCCTCATTCTGGCTGGCATGGCCCTTGAGCGCTACATCTCCATCTGCTTCCCCTTGCATTACTGTCAGATCTGTACGGTCAGACGGACCGCCTGGACCATCGGCATAATTTTCATCCTGAGCTTTACACCTCCTCTAACCGATCTCTTCATCACTGTGGCCAAAGAGTCGCCCTCCTTTTTTCACTCCTCAATTTTCTGCGATCACTCGCTGCTATTCAGTGATCGCTCCATCTATTACAAGAACTGTGTCTTTGACAGTGTTTATTTCTCTTTTGTCTTCCTGACTTTATTTTGTACATACTGTAAGATCATGCTGACAGCCCGTGCCGCATCCACTGACCTGGTGTCTGCCAAAAAAGCCAGAAATACGGTACTGTTGCATGGTGTGCAGTTGCTTTTGTGCCTGTTGGCATTTGTTGTACCCTCCATGCAGGCTCAACTCATACTGCTGTTTCCGATGTACAGTCTGGAGATCCGTTATGTTAATTTTCTTCTGGTTTATATCATTCCAAGATTTCTCAGTCCGATGATTTATGGATTTCGGGATGAGAAATTTCACAAATACTGGCTGAGATATTTTATCTCTTATGTGCAGAGAGTTAAACCCGGATGA
- the LOC129451279 gene encoding odorant receptor 131-2-like → MNSTIPRDPFNEAFMKNFISVALGLIINYINGTFVLVFLKNDVFHRDPRYILYIHLVINDMIMLSVAVGLQVATYIVRFFNVSVCCLVLLLANTVGKNTLLNLACMSIERYIAICKPLHHSQVCTVRRTYILICFIWTMSITPSLSDILIMAPVRPVSFFSTTIYCVKLYIYNTWQHDVKDIVVNVVYLSFVWITLIVTYIKVLLAANAAVSDQTSAKKSRNTILLHGFQLLLCMLSYVMPLLLTKLVELYPQSQSTILYIQFLLANILPRLLIPLIYGVRDKQFAQRIRLYFCCK, encoded by the coding sequence ATGAACAGCACCATTCCCAGGGATCCATTTAATGAAGCATTCATGAAGAACTTCATCAGTGTAGCGCTGGGTTTAATCATCAACTATATAAATGGAACttttgtgcttgtttttttaaaaaatgatgtttTCCATAGAGATCCcagatatattttatacattcatTTGGTTATTAATGACATGATCATGCTGTCTGTTGCTGTGGGCTTACAAGTGGCCACATATATTGTGCGTTTCTTCAATGTTTCAGTTTGTTGTTTGGTGTTGCTTTTAGCTAATACGGTCGGCAAAAACACTCTTTTAAATCTGGCTTGTATGTCTATCGAGCGTTATATCGCCATATGTAAGCCGCTGCATCACTCGCAAGTATGTACGGTCCGCAGAACCTACATCCTAATCTGTTTTATATGGACTATGTCGATAACACCATCTTTAAGTGATATTTTAATTATGGCACCAGTTCGACCTGTGAGCTTTTTCTCAACCACCATTTATTGTGTcaagttatacatttacaaCACTTGGCAACATGATGTCAAAGACATAGTGGTGAatgttgtgtatttatcatttgTATGGATTACGCTGATTGTCACCTATATCAAGGTTCTTTTGGCTGCAAACGCAGCAGTCTCGGATCAGACGTCTGCAAAAAAGTCTCGAAACACGATACTGCTGCATGGTTTTCAACTTCTGCTCTGTATGCTATCGTATGTCATGCCGCTACTGCTTACAAAACTTGTGGAACTTTATCCTCAGAGTCAATCAACTATTCTGTACATTCAATTTTTGTTGGCAAATATTCTGCCAAGGTTATTGATTCCACTTATCTATGGGGTGAGAGATAAACAATTTGCTCAGCGCATCCGGTTGTACTTTTGTTGTAAATGA